A DNA window from Brassica napus cultivar Da-Ae chromosome C1, Da-Ae, whole genome shotgun sequence contains the following coding sequences:
- the LOC111215162 gene encoding uncharacterized protein LOC111215162 isoform X3 — protein sequence MGGENHFIQDHLLLLNCKGDVFAKETLFCLHKYEKMKASEDIMGRRTVAGKVVKESYGTAKHQHTFTSFGARGCRNCLRCTLLLVKGRNLYGLLTLRQRWANEEDRVKMVSVVLIRLLLNARGKHVGYGFVEFASSNQAKMALERKNRQSLHCSKIILDEAPDFVEEAAVPIKTLFIASFPRYSTEISDIIDFFKDVGQVVRVRLEINDRGRFVGCGFVDFASANQANKALQNKNGEYLHDRKIFLADGSGATFIPPKFCIDHKVWYEEEDYLQEESLRLDSIQDVAAMEEGPDETPHSANKEVLLIANLSPQTTKTEQIIRFFKVVGSVVSVRLIVDHECKHVGYGFVEFDSSYEAEKALKELNGEYLHDHKILLMRGLDDETPHSVEEAATVRNKTLFVSGLSRQTKISEIVNFFKDVGEVVHVRLIVDRWGNLQGKGFVEFASANEAMKALEKKNGEYLNGSDVFLAVFETPPYHRRPKYFIDHKVWYQDYLQRESLEIKEDVAAVEKGLDETPHFTEEIVRKKTVFVDGLSYNTRISDIINFFKDVREEIIRVRFIVDGRGDHVGCCFVEMATANAAKKAVQENYNTSKFFVYAAEIAAPCPFQPKYKLADLAEKLWYEDSLRQKSLCGQKLKPILNENKEAAVPIRTLFIASLSRHSTQISDIIDFFKDVGQVVRVRLEINDRGKFVGCGFVDFASANQANKALQNKNGEYLHDRKIFLADGSGATFIPPKFCIDHKVWYEEEDYLQEESLRLDSIQDVAAMEEGPDETPHSANKEVLLIANLSPQTTKTEQIIRFFEVVGSVVSVRLIVDHECKHVGYGFVEFDSSYEAEKALKELNGEYLHDHKILLMRGLDDETPHSVEEAATVRNKTLFVSGLSRQTKISEIVNFFKDVGEVVHVRLIVRRWGNLHGKGFVEFASANEAMKALEKKNGEYLNGSDVFLAYFETPPYHRRPKYQDYLQRESLEIKEDVAAVEKGLDETPHFTEEIVRKKTVFVDGLSYNTRISDIINFFKDVGEEIIRVRLIVDGRGDHVGCCFVEMATANAAKKVVQENYKTNKFFVYAAEIAAPYPFQPKYKLADLAEKLWYEDSLCEKSLFGQKPKPILSIKKVMEYRYCKKTTFSDEE from the exons ATGGGAGGGGAGAATCACTTTATCCAAGATCATCTTTTGCTATTAAACTGTAAAG GTGATGTTTTTGCAAAGGAGACATTGTTTTGTTTACACAA GTATGAAAAGATGAAAGCGAGTGAGGATATTATGGGGAGAAGAACTGTCGCTGGCAAGGTTGTTAAAGAAAGCTACGGTACTGCTAAACACCAACACACTTTCACT TCTTTTGGTGCGAGGGGATGCAGAAATTGCCTCCGTTGTACCCTTTTACTAGTGAAAGGACGGAATCTCTATGGGTTACTGACCTTGAGGCAG CGATGGGCTAATGAAGAAGACAGGGTAAAGATGGTAAGCGTTGTTCTAATTCGTCTTCTGCTCAACGCCCGGGGCAAGCATGTGGGTTATGGTTTTGTTGAATTTGCTTCTTCTAACCAAGCAAAGATG GCGCTAGAAAGGAAGAACCGTCAATCTTTGCATTGTAGCAAGATTATTCTAGATGAAGCTCCCGATTTTGTTGAG GAAGCTGCCGTACCAATAAAGACTCTGTTTATTGCCTCTTTCCCTCGCTATTCAACTGAAATATCAGATAT CATCGACTTCTTCAAAGATGTTGGACAAGTTGTTCGTGTTCGACTTGAAATCAACGACAGAGGCAGGTTTGTTGGCTGTGGCTTTGTTGACTTTGCTTCTGCCAACCAGGCAAATAAG GCCCTGCAAAATAAGAACGGTGAATATTTGCACGATCGCAAGATTTTTCTTGCTGATGGCAGTGGAGCTACTTTCATTCCACCCAA GTTTTGTATAGACCACAAGGTTTG GTACGAAGAAGAAGACTACCTTCAAGAAGAAAGCCTTCGGTTAGACTCTATCCAAGATGTGGCGGCGATGGAAGAAGGACCTGACGAAACTCCCCATTCTGCTAATAAG GAAGTACTCCTTATTGCCAATCTTTCTCCCCAAACAACTAAAACAGAACAGAT CATCCGTTTCTTCAAAGTTGTTGGGAGTGTTGTTTCTGTTCGCCTTATTGTAGATCACGAGTGTAAGCATGTGGGCTATGGCTTTGTTGAATTTGATTCTTCTTACGAAGCAGAGAAG GCTCTGAAAGAGTTGAATGGTGAATATTTGCATGATCACAAGATTCTGTTGATGAGAGGACTTGATGATGAAACTCCCCATTCCGTTGAG GAAGCTGCCACTGTAAGAAATAAGACGCTCTTTGTTTCCGGTCTCTCTCGCCAAACCAAAATATCAGAAAT CGTCAATTTCTTTAAAGATGTTGGAGAAGTTGTTCATGTTCGACTTATTGTAGACCGCTGGGGTAACCTTCAAGGGAAAggctttgttgagtttgcttctGCTAACGAGGCAATGAAG GCGCTGGAAAAGAAAAACGGTGAATATTTGAACGGTAGCGATGTTTTCCTTGCTGTTTTTGAGACACCTCCATACCACCGACGACCCAA gtATTTCATAGATCACAAGGTTTG GTACCAAGACTACCTTCAACGAGAAAGCCTTGAGATAAAAGAAGATGTGGCGGCAGTGGAAAAAGGACTTGATGAAACCCCCCATTTTACTGAG GAAATTGTAAGAAAAAAGACGGTCTTTGTTGACGGACTCTCTTACAACACAAGAATATCAGATAT catcAACTTCTTCAAAGATGTTCGAGAAGAAATTATTCGTGTTCGATTTATTGTAGACGGCAGGGGTGACCATGTGGGCTGTTGCTTTGTTGAGATGGCTACTGCTAACGCAGCGAAGAAG GCGGTGCAGGAGAATTATAACACTAGCAAGTTTTTTGTTTACGCTGCTGAGATAGCTGCTCCATGTCCTTTCCAACCCAa GTACAAGCTTGCAGACCTTGCCGAGAAACTTTG GTACGAAGATAGCCTTCGCCAAAAAAGCCTTTGTGGTCAGAAGCTCAAACCCATTCTGAATGAAAACAAG GAAGCTGCCGTACCAATAAGGACTCTGTTTATTGCCTCTTTATCTCGCCATTCAACTCAAATATCAGATAT CATCGACTTCTTCAAAGATGTTGGACAAGTTGTTCGTGTTCGACTTGAAATCAACGACAGAGGCAAGTTTGTTGGCTGTGGCTTTGTTGACTTTGCTTCTGCCAACCAGGCAAATAAG GCCCTGCAAAATAAGAACGGTGAATATTTGCACGATCGCAAGATTTTTCTTGCTGATGGCAGTGGAGCTACTTTCATTCCACCCAA GTTTTGTATAGACCACAAGGTTTG GTACGAAGAAGAAGACTACCTTCAAGAAGAAAGCCTTCGGTTAGACTCTATCCAAGATGTGGCGGCGATGGAAGAAGGACCTGACGAAACTCCCCATTCTGCTAATAAG GAAGTACTCCTTATTGCCAATCTTTCTCCCCAAACAACTAAAACAGAACAGAT CATCCGTTTCTTCGAAGTTGTTGGGAGTGTTGTTTCTGTTCGCCTTATTGTAGACCACGAGTGTAAGCATGTGGGCTATGGCTTTGTTGAATTTGATTCTTCTTACGAAGCAGAGAAG GCTCTGAAAGAGTTGAATGGTGAATATTTGCATGATCACAAGATTCTGTTGATGAGAGGACTTGATGATGAAACTCCCCATTCCGTTGAG GAAGCTGCCACTGTAAGAAATAAGACACTCTTTGTTTCCGGTCTCTCTCGCCAAACCAAAATATCAGAAAT CGTCAATTTCTTTAAAGATGTTGGAGAAGTTGTTCATGTTCGACTTATTGTACGCCGCTGGGGTAACCTTCACGGGAAAggctttgttgagtttgcttctGCTAACGAGGCAATGAAG GCGCTGGAAAAGAAAAACGGTGAATATTTGAACGGTAGCGATGTTTTCCTTGCTTATTTTGAGACACCTCCATACCACCGAAGACCCAA GTACCAAGACTACCTTCAACGAGAAAGCCTTGAGATAAAAGAAGATGTGGCGGCAGTGGAAAAAGGACTTGATGAAACCCCCCATTTTACTGAG GAAATTGTAAGAAAAAAGACGGTCTTTGTTGACGGACTCTCTTACAACACAAGAATATCAGATAT CATCAACTTCTTCAAAGATGTTGGAGAAGAAATTATTCGTGTTCGACTTATTGTAGACGGCAGGGGTGACCATGTGGGCTGTTGCTTTGTTGAGATGGCTACTGCTAACGCAGCGAAGAAG GTCGTGCAGGAGAATTATAAAACTAACAAGTTTTTTGTTTACGCTGCTGAGATAGCTGCTCCATATCCTTTCCAACCCAa GTACAAGCTTGCAGACCTTGCCGAGAAACTTTG GTATGAAGATAGCCTTTGCGAAAAAAGCCTTTTTGGTCAGAAGCCCAAACCCATTCTGAGTATAAAAAAGGTGATGGAATATCGTTATTGTAAGAAGACTACCTTCTCTGACGAGGAgtga
- the LOC111215162 gene encoding uncharacterized protein LOC111215162 isoform X2, which yields MGGENHFIQDHLLLLNCKGDVFAKETLFCLHKYEKMKASEDIMGRRTVAGKVVKESYGTAKHQHTFTSFGARGCRNCLRCTLLLVKGRNLYGLLTLRQRWANEEDRVKMVSVVLIRLLLNARGKHVGYGFVEFASSNQAKMALERKNRQSLHCSKIILDEAPDFVEEAAVPIKTLFIASFPRYSTEISDIIDFFKDVGQVVRVRLEINDRGRFVGCGFVDFASANQANKALQNKNGEYLHDRKIFLADGSGATFIPPKFCIDHKVWYEEEDYLQEESLRLDSIQDVAAMEEGPDETPHSANKEVLLIANLSPQTTKTEQIIRFFKVVGSVVSVRLIVDHECKHVGYGFVEFDSSYEAEKALKELNGEYLHDHKILLMRGLDDETPHSEAATVRNKTLFVSGLSRQTKISEIVNFFKDVGEVVHVRLIVDRWGNLQGKGFVEFASANEAMKALEKKNGEYLNGSDVFLAVFETPPYHRRPKYFIDHKVWYQDYLQRESLEIKEDVAAVEKGLDETPHFTEEIVRKKTVFVDGLSYNTRISDIINFFKDVREEIIRVRFIVDGRGDHVGCCFVEMATANAAKKAVQENYNTSKFFVYAAEIAAPCPFQPKYKLADLAEKLWYEDSLRQKSLCGQKLKPILNENKEAAVPIRTLFIASLSRHSTQISDIIDFFKDVGQVVRVRLEINDRGKFVGCGFVDFASANQANKALQNKNGEYLHDRKIFLADGSGATFIPPKFCIDHKVWYEEEDYLQEESLRLDSIQDVAAMEEGPDETPHSANKEVLLIANLSPQTTKTEQIIRFFEVVGSVVSVRLIVDHECKHVGYGFVEFDSSYEAEKALKELNGEYLHDHKILLMRGLDDETPHSVEEAATVRNKTLFVSGLSRQTKISEIVNFFKDVGEVVHVRLIVRRWGNLHGKGFVEFASANEAMKALEKKNGEYLNGSDVFLAYFETPPYHRRPKYFIDHKVWYQDYLQRESLEIKEDVAAVEKGLDETPHFTEEIVRKKTVFVDGLSYNTRISDIINFFKDVGEEIIRVRLIVDGRGDHVGCCFVEMATANAAKKVVQENYKTNKFFVYAAEIAAPYPFQPKYKLADLAEKLWYEDSLCEKSLFGQKPKPILSIKKVMEYRYCKKTTFSDEE from the exons ATGGGAGGGGAGAATCACTTTATCCAAGATCATCTTTTGCTATTAAACTGTAAAG GTGATGTTTTTGCAAAGGAGACATTGTTTTGTTTACACAA GTATGAAAAGATGAAAGCGAGTGAGGATATTATGGGGAGAAGAACTGTCGCTGGCAAGGTTGTTAAAGAAAGCTACGGTACTGCTAAACACCAACACACTTTCACT TCTTTTGGTGCGAGGGGATGCAGAAATTGCCTCCGTTGTACCCTTTTACTAGTGAAAGGACGGAATCTCTATGGGTTACTGACCTTGAGGCAG CGATGGGCTAATGAAGAAGACAGGGTAAAGATGGTAAGCGTTGTTCTAATTCGTCTTCTGCTCAACGCCCGGGGCAAGCATGTGGGTTATGGTTTTGTTGAATTTGCTTCTTCTAACCAAGCAAAGATG GCGCTAGAAAGGAAGAACCGTCAATCTTTGCATTGTAGCAAGATTATTCTAGATGAAGCTCCCGATTTTGTTGAG GAAGCTGCCGTACCAATAAAGACTCTGTTTATTGCCTCTTTCCCTCGCTATTCAACTGAAATATCAGATAT CATCGACTTCTTCAAAGATGTTGGACAAGTTGTTCGTGTTCGACTTGAAATCAACGACAGAGGCAGGTTTGTTGGCTGTGGCTTTGTTGACTTTGCTTCTGCCAACCAGGCAAATAAG GCCCTGCAAAATAAGAACGGTGAATATTTGCACGATCGCAAGATTTTTCTTGCTGATGGCAGTGGAGCTACTTTCATTCCACCCAA GTTTTGTATAGACCACAAGGTTTG GTACGAAGAAGAAGACTACCTTCAAGAAGAAAGCCTTCGGTTAGACTCTATCCAAGATGTGGCGGCGATGGAAGAAGGACCTGACGAAACTCCCCATTCTGCTAATAAG GAAGTACTCCTTATTGCCAATCTTTCTCCCCAAACAACTAAAACAGAACAGAT CATCCGTTTCTTCAAAGTTGTTGGGAGTGTTGTTTCTGTTCGCCTTATTGTAGATCACGAGTGTAAGCATGTGGGCTATGGCTTTGTTGAATTTGATTCTTCTTACGAAGCAGAGAAG GCTCTGAAAGAGTTGAATGGTGAATATTTGCATGATCACAAGATTCTGTTGATGAGAGGACTTGATGATGAAACTCCCCATTCC GAAGCTGCCACTGTAAGAAATAAGACGCTCTTTGTTTCCGGTCTCTCTCGCCAAACCAAAATATCAGAAAT CGTCAATTTCTTTAAAGATGTTGGAGAAGTTGTTCATGTTCGACTTATTGTAGACCGCTGGGGTAACCTTCAAGGGAAAggctttgttgagtttgcttctGCTAACGAGGCAATGAAG GCGCTGGAAAAGAAAAACGGTGAATATTTGAACGGTAGCGATGTTTTCCTTGCTGTTTTTGAGACACCTCCATACCACCGACGACCCAA gtATTTCATAGATCACAAGGTTTG GTACCAAGACTACCTTCAACGAGAAAGCCTTGAGATAAAAGAAGATGTGGCGGCAGTGGAAAAAGGACTTGATGAAACCCCCCATTTTACTGAG GAAATTGTAAGAAAAAAGACGGTCTTTGTTGACGGACTCTCTTACAACACAAGAATATCAGATAT catcAACTTCTTCAAAGATGTTCGAGAAGAAATTATTCGTGTTCGATTTATTGTAGACGGCAGGGGTGACCATGTGGGCTGTTGCTTTGTTGAGATGGCTACTGCTAACGCAGCGAAGAAG GCGGTGCAGGAGAATTATAACACTAGCAAGTTTTTTGTTTACGCTGCTGAGATAGCTGCTCCATGTCCTTTCCAACCCAa GTACAAGCTTGCAGACCTTGCCGAGAAACTTTG GTACGAAGATAGCCTTCGCCAAAAAAGCCTTTGTGGTCAGAAGCTCAAACCCATTCTGAATGAAAACAAG GAAGCTGCCGTACCAATAAGGACTCTGTTTATTGCCTCTTTATCTCGCCATTCAACTCAAATATCAGATAT CATCGACTTCTTCAAAGATGTTGGACAAGTTGTTCGTGTTCGACTTGAAATCAACGACAGAGGCAAGTTTGTTGGCTGTGGCTTTGTTGACTTTGCTTCTGCCAACCAGGCAAATAAG GCCCTGCAAAATAAGAACGGTGAATATTTGCACGATCGCAAGATTTTTCTTGCTGATGGCAGTGGAGCTACTTTCATTCCACCCAA GTTTTGTATAGACCACAAGGTTTG GTACGAAGAAGAAGACTACCTTCAAGAAGAAAGCCTTCGGTTAGACTCTATCCAAGATGTGGCGGCGATGGAAGAAGGACCTGACGAAACTCCCCATTCTGCTAATAAG GAAGTACTCCTTATTGCCAATCTTTCTCCCCAAACAACTAAAACAGAACAGAT CATCCGTTTCTTCGAAGTTGTTGGGAGTGTTGTTTCTGTTCGCCTTATTGTAGACCACGAGTGTAAGCATGTGGGCTATGGCTTTGTTGAATTTGATTCTTCTTACGAAGCAGAGAAG GCTCTGAAAGAGTTGAATGGTGAATATTTGCATGATCACAAGATTCTGTTGATGAGAGGACTTGATGATGAAACTCCCCATTCCGTTGAG GAAGCTGCCACTGTAAGAAATAAGACACTCTTTGTTTCCGGTCTCTCTCGCCAAACCAAAATATCAGAAAT CGTCAATTTCTTTAAAGATGTTGGAGAAGTTGTTCATGTTCGACTTATTGTACGCCGCTGGGGTAACCTTCACGGGAAAggctttgttgagtttgcttctGCTAACGAGGCAATGAAG GCGCTGGAAAAGAAAAACGGTGAATATTTGAACGGTAGCGATGTTTTCCTTGCTTATTTTGAGACACCTCCATACCACCGAAGACCCAA gtATTTCATAGATCACAAGGTTTG GTACCAAGACTACCTTCAACGAGAAAGCCTTGAGATAAAAGAAGATGTGGCGGCAGTGGAAAAAGGACTTGATGAAACCCCCCATTTTACTGAG GAAATTGTAAGAAAAAAGACGGTCTTTGTTGACGGACTCTCTTACAACACAAGAATATCAGATAT CATCAACTTCTTCAAAGATGTTGGAGAAGAAATTATTCGTGTTCGACTTATTGTAGACGGCAGGGGTGACCATGTGGGCTGTTGCTTTGTTGAGATGGCTACTGCTAACGCAGCGAAGAAG GTCGTGCAGGAGAATTATAAAACTAACAAGTTTTTTGTTTACGCTGCTGAGATAGCTGCTCCATATCCTTTCCAACCCAa GTACAAGCTTGCAGACCTTGCCGAGAAACTTTG GTATGAAGATAGCCTTTGCGAAAAAAGCCTTTTTGGTCAGAAGCCCAAACCCATTCTGAGTATAAAAAAGGTGATGGAATATCGTTATTGTAAGAAGACTACCTTCTCTGACGAGGAgtga
- the LOC111215162 gene encoding uncharacterized protein LOC111215162 isoform X1 — translation MGGENHFIQDHLLLLNCKGDVFAKETLFCLHKYEKMKASEDIMGRRTVAGKVVKESYGTAKHQHTFTSFGARGCRNCLRCTLLLVKGRNLYGLLTLRQRWANEEDRVKMVSVVLIRLLLNARGKHVGYGFVEFASSNQAKMALERKNRQSLHCSKIILDEAPDFVEEAAVPIKTLFIASFPRYSTEISDIIDFFKDVGQVVRVRLEINDRGRFVGCGFVDFASANQANKALQNKNGEYLHDRKIFLADGSGATFIPPKFCIDHKVWYEEEDYLQEESLRLDSIQDVAAMEEGPDETPHSANKEVLLIANLSPQTTKTEQIIRFFKVVGSVVSVRLIVDHECKHVGYGFVEFDSSYEAEKALKELNGEYLHDHKILLMRGLDDETPHSVEEAATVRNKTLFVSGLSRQTKISEIVNFFKDVGEVVHVRLIVDRWGNLQGKGFVEFASANEAMKALEKKNGEYLNGSDVFLAVFETPPYHRRPKYFIDHKVWYQDYLQRESLEIKEDVAAVEKGLDETPHFTEEIVRKKTVFVDGLSYNTRISDIINFFKDVREEIIRVRFIVDGRGDHVGCCFVEMATANAAKKAVQENYNTSKFFVYAAEIAAPCPFQPKYKLADLAEKLWYEDSLRQKSLCGQKLKPILNENKEAAVPIRTLFIASLSRHSTQISDIIDFFKDVGQVVRVRLEINDRGKFVGCGFVDFASANQANKALQNKNGEYLHDRKIFLADGSGATFIPPKFCIDHKVWYEEEDYLQEESLRLDSIQDVAAMEEGPDETPHSANKEVLLIANLSPQTTKTEQIIRFFEVVGSVVSVRLIVDHECKHVGYGFVEFDSSYEAEKALKELNGEYLHDHKILLMRGLDDETPHSVEEAATVRNKTLFVSGLSRQTKISEIVNFFKDVGEVVHVRLIVRRWGNLHGKGFVEFASANEAMKALEKKNGEYLNGSDVFLAYFETPPYHRRPKYFIDHKVWYQDYLQRESLEIKEDVAAVEKGLDETPHFTEEIVRKKTVFVDGLSYNTRISDIINFFKDVGEEIIRVRLIVDGRGDHVGCCFVEMATANAAKKVVQENYKTNKFFVYAAEIAAPYPFQPKYKLADLAEKLWYEDSLCEKSLFGQKPKPILSIKKVMEYRYCKKTTFSDEE, via the exons ATGGGAGGGGAGAATCACTTTATCCAAGATCATCTTTTGCTATTAAACTGTAAAG GTGATGTTTTTGCAAAGGAGACATTGTTTTGTTTACACAA GTATGAAAAGATGAAAGCGAGTGAGGATATTATGGGGAGAAGAACTGTCGCTGGCAAGGTTGTTAAAGAAAGCTACGGTACTGCTAAACACCAACACACTTTCACT TCTTTTGGTGCGAGGGGATGCAGAAATTGCCTCCGTTGTACCCTTTTACTAGTGAAAGGACGGAATCTCTATGGGTTACTGACCTTGAGGCAG CGATGGGCTAATGAAGAAGACAGGGTAAAGATGGTAAGCGTTGTTCTAATTCGTCTTCTGCTCAACGCCCGGGGCAAGCATGTGGGTTATGGTTTTGTTGAATTTGCTTCTTCTAACCAAGCAAAGATG GCGCTAGAAAGGAAGAACCGTCAATCTTTGCATTGTAGCAAGATTATTCTAGATGAAGCTCCCGATTTTGTTGAG GAAGCTGCCGTACCAATAAAGACTCTGTTTATTGCCTCTTTCCCTCGCTATTCAACTGAAATATCAGATAT CATCGACTTCTTCAAAGATGTTGGACAAGTTGTTCGTGTTCGACTTGAAATCAACGACAGAGGCAGGTTTGTTGGCTGTGGCTTTGTTGACTTTGCTTCTGCCAACCAGGCAAATAAG GCCCTGCAAAATAAGAACGGTGAATATTTGCACGATCGCAAGATTTTTCTTGCTGATGGCAGTGGAGCTACTTTCATTCCACCCAA GTTTTGTATAGACCACAAGGTTTG GTACGAAGAAGAAGACTACCTTCAAGAAGAAAGCCTTCGGTTAGACTCTATCCAAGATGTGGCGGCGATGGAAGAAGGACCTGACGAAACTCCCCATTCTGCTAATAAG GAAGTACTCCTTATTGCCAATCTTTCTCCCCAAACAACTAAAACAGAACAGAT CATCCGTTTCTTCAAAGTTGTTGGGAGTGTTGTTTCTGTTCGCCTTATTGTAGATCACGAGTGTAAGCATGTGGGCTATGGCTTTGTTGAATTTGATTCTTCTTACGAAGCAGAGAAG GCTCTGAAAGAGTTGAATGGTGAATATTTGCATGATCACAAGATTCTGTTGATGAGAGGACTTGATGATGAAACTCCCCATTCCGTTGAG GAAGCTGCCACTGTAAGAAATAAGACGCTCTTTGTTTCCGGTCTCTCTCGCCAAACCAAAATATCAGAAAT CGTCAATTTCTTTAAAGATGTTGGAGAAGTTGTTCATGTTCGACTTATTGTAGACCGCTGGGGTAACCTTCAAGGGAAAggctttgttgagtttgcttctGCTAACGAGGCAATGAAG GCGCTGGAAAAGAAAAACGGTGAATATTTGAACGGTAGCGATGTTTTCCTTGCTGTTTTTGAGACACCTCCATACCACCGACGACCCAA gtATTTCATAGATCACAAGGTTTG GTACCAAGACTACCTTCAACGAGAAAGCCTTGAGATAAAAGAAGATGTGGCGGCAGTGGAAAAAGGACTTGATGAAACCCCCCATTTTACTGAG GAAATTGTAAGAAAAAAGACGGTCTTTGTTGACGGACTCTCTTACAACACAAGAATATCAGATAT catcAACTTCTTCAAAGATGTTCGAGAAGAAATTATTCGTGTTCGATTTATTGTAGACGGCAGGGGTGACCATGTGGGCTGTTGCTTTGTTGAGATGGCTACTGCTAACGCAGCGAAGAAG GCGGTGCAGGAGAATTATAACACTAGCAAGTTTTTTGTTTACGCTGCTGAGATAGCTGCTCCATGTCCTTTCCAACCCAa GTACAAGCTTGCAGACCTTGCCGAGAAACTTTG GTACGAAGATAGCCTTCGCCAAAAAAGCCTTTGTGGTCAGAAGCTCAAACCCATTCTGAATGAAAACAAG GAAGCTGCCGTACCAATAAGGACTCTGTTTATTGCCTCTTTATCTCGCCATTCAACTCAAATATCAGATAT CATCGACTTCTTCAAAGATGTTGGACAAGTTGTTCGTGTTCGACTTGAAATCAACGACAGAGGCAAGTTTGTTGGCTGTGGCTTTGTTGACTTTGCTTCTGCCAACCAGGCAAATAAG GCCCTGCAAAATAAGAACGGTGAATATTTGCACGATCGCAAGATTTTTCTTGCTGATGGCAGTGGAGCTACTTTCATTCCACCCAA GTTTTGTATAGACCACAAGGTTTG GTACGAAGAAGAAGACTACCTTCAAGAAGAAAGCCTTCGGTTAGACTCTATCCAAGATGTGGCGGCGATGGAAGAAGGACCTGACGAAACTCCCCATTCTGCTAATAAG GAAGTACTCCTTATTGCCAATCTTTCTCCCCAAACAACTAAAACAGAACAGAT CATCCGTTTCTTCGAAGTTGTTGGGAGTGTTGTTTCTGTTCGCCTTATTGTAGACCACGAGTGTAAGCATGTGGGCTATGGCTTTGTTGAATTTGATTCTTCTTACGAAGCAGAGAAG GCTCTGAAAGAGTTGAATGGTGAATATTTGCATGATCACAAGATTCTGTTGATGAGAGGACTTGATGATGAAACTCCCCATTCCGTTGAG GAAGCTGCCACTGTAAGAAATAAGACACTCTTTGTTTCCGGTCTCTCTCGCCAAACCAAAATATCAGAAAT CGTCAATTTCTTTAAAGATGTTGGAGAAGTTGTTCATGTTCGACTTATTGTACGCCGCTGGGGTAACCTTCACGGGAAAggctttgttgagtttgcttctGCTAACGAGGCAATGAAG GCGCTGGAAAAGAAAAACGGTGAATATTTGAACGGTAGCGATGTTTTCCTTGCTTATTTTGAGACACCTCCATACCACCGAAGACCCAA gtATTTCATAGATCACAAGGTTTG GTACCAAGACTACCTTCAACGAGAAAGCCTTGAGATAAAAGAAGATGTGGCGGCAGTGGAAAAAGGACTTGATGAAACCCCCCATTTTACTGAG GAAATTGTAAGAAAAAAGACGGTCTTTGTTGACGGACTCTCTTACAACACAAGAATATCAGATAT CATCAACTTCTTCAAAGATGTTGGAGAAGAAATTATTCGTGTTCGACTTATTGTAGACGGCAGGGGTGACCATGTGGGCTGTTGCTTTGTTGAGATGGCTACTGCTAACGCAGCGAAGAAG GTCGTGCAGGAGAATTATAAAACTAACAAGTTTTTTGTTTACGCTGCTGAGATAGCTGCTCCATATCCTTTCCAACCCAa GTACAAGCTTGCAGACCTTGCCGAGAAACTTTG GTATGAAGATAGCCTTTGCGAAAAAAGCCTTTTTGGTCAGAAGCCCAAACCCATTCTGAGTATAAAAAAGGTGATGGAATATCGTTATTGTAAGAAGACTACCTTCTCTGACGAGGAgtga